GGGAAGGCACACCTGCTGTCCCAGGGGCCCTAGAGGGAAGGCACACCTGCTGCCCCGGCGGAAGGGGGTGGTCGCTGGGAGACCTGCGGGGCGGCCCTGCCTCGGCCTGCGGGTGCATGTGCTCTGGTGCCGGCGGAAGAGCTGCCCCAGCCCCTTAGGACCCCCCAGGTTCCTCTCGGACAGGCAGCACTGGCCTGCGGGCGCACGGGTCTGGGCAGCGGCTGCGGTGGCCGAGTTCAGCCCCAGGGAGCATATTGTAGACTAGAATACGCAAACCTAACAATCTTCATGCTGTAGTAAGTCAAGCTCCTTTGTGTCCTCCATCCTTcctgtctgtccatccacccacccatgtaTCCATCTTCCCATccattcccccacccacccagcactgCCGGCTGGCACGTGGGCTCTCCCTTTCCCGGGGGTCGTCCTTGGAGAAGAGATGAGGACAGGGTCTCTGGCGAGCGCCACCTGCTTCCATCACGGGCCAGCGCCAGCTCTGAGCCTCCTCATGGCTTCAGTGCCAGTGGGGACTGCCCGACCGCTGGAGAACCCCACTCTGTGCTGTCCGGACCCTCACTGTAGCCCCACAGGCAGAAAGGGGGACTGCAGGCCACTTCAGAGGGAGGGGCAGCGTGAGGAGGCCAGGCCTGGTGGGAGCCTTTGGAGGGCTGCCCGGGATGCTGTGCCCAGGATGCCCGTGTGCCCAGAGTTCCCATGTACCCAGGGTGCCCGGTTTGCCCAGGGTGTCCATGTACCCAGGATGCCTGTGTACCCAGGGTGCCCATCTACCCAGGGTGCATGTGCCCAGGGTGCCTGTGTACCCAGGGTGTCCATGTACCCAGAGTTCCCATGTACCCAGAGTGCCCAGGGTGCCATGTGCCCAGGATGCCTGTGTGCCCAGGGTGCCTGTGTACCCAGGGTGCCCGTGTACCCAGGGTGCCCGAGTGCCCAGGGTGCCCGAGTGCCCAGGGTGCCGTGTGCCCAGGGTGCCCGTGTACCCAGGGTGCCTGTGTATCCAGGATGTCTGTGTGCCCAGGGTACCTGTGCAACCAGGGTGTCTGTGTGCCCATGGTGCCCATGTACCCAGGATGCCCCTGTTCCCTGGGTGCCTGTGTACCCAGAGTTCCCATGTAACCAGGGTGCCTGGTTTGCCCAGGGTGCCCGTGTACCCAGGATGCCTGTGTTCCCAGGGTGCCCATGTACCCAGGGTGCCTGTGTGCCCAGGGTGCCCGTGTACCCAGGGTACCCGAGTGCCCAGTGTGGCGTGTACCCAGGGTGCCCATGTACCCAGGGTGCCCGAGTGCTCAGGGTGCCGTGTACCCAGGATGCCTGTGTTCCCAGGGTGCCCATGTACCCAGGGTGCCTGTGTGCTCAGGGTGCCTGTGTGCTCAGGGTGCCCGTGTACCCAGGGTCCCCGTGTACCCAGGATGCCTGTGTTCCCAGGGTGCCTGAGTGCTCAGGGTGCCGTGTACCCAGGGTGCCATGTGCCCAGGGTGCCCATGTACCCAGGATGCCCGAGTGCCCAGGGTGCCGAGTGCCCAGGGTGCCGAGTGCCCAGGGTGCCCGTGTTCCCAGGATGCCCGTGTTCCCAGGGTGTCCGTGTTCCCAGGATGCCCGTGTTCCCAGGGTGCCCGTGTACCCAGGGTGCCTGTGTGCTCAGGGTGCCCGTGTACCCAGGGTGCCCGTGTTCCCAGGATGCCCGTGTTCCCAGGGTGCCCGTGTACCCAGGGTGCCCGTGTTCCCAGGGTGCCCGTGTACCCAGGATGCCCGAGTGCTCAGGGTGCCCGTGTACCCAGGATGTCCGTGTACCCAGGGTGCCCGTGTGCCCAGTTGCTGCGATGTCCCTGTGTCCTTCTCCCCCAGGAACTCAGCAAACGGTTCACGGCGATCCGCAAGACCAAAGGGGATGGCAACTGCTTCTACCGGGCCTTGGGCTACTCCTACCTGGAGTCCCTGCTGGGCAAGGGCAGGGAGATCCTCAGGTGAGTGGGGCCGGTCCTCGAGGCTGTGTTCTCTGCTGGGGTTACCCAGGCGGTGAGCTGGAGGGCTTCCCAGCAGAAGTGTCTGATGTTAGGGAAGCCCAGCTGCCCACCCTGGTGGAGCTGGGGGCAGAATCGCGACCTCCCAGGCCCTCTGCCCCCCCCAGCTTCACGCAGAGTCTGGGTCGACACAGGCGAGATGCACCGCACCTGCCTGGCGCTTGCTGACTCACTCCAAAGACAACACAGCAAGCAAAAAGGCTTCCCCTGCTGTTTGGAGTAattcctgccctcccaggtgctgAGTGCGTGTAACCCAGCTGGGCTGGATCTGAGGGTAACGGCACAGAAGGCGGCTCTGTCTGGAGCCTTCGTCCCATGgaggcaattttttaaaagatagatttatttatgtatttatttgaaagacatagtaacagagagagagagcgaggtcttacatctgcaggttcactccctaaatggccgcaatggccagagctgagctgatccgaagccaggagccaggagcttcctccgggtttcccacgcgggtgcagggcccaaggacttctgtcatcttccactgctttcccaggtcatagcagagagctggatcggaagtggagtagctgggactggtgcccatatgggatgccgacactgcaggcagaggcttaaccttttacgccacagcgccagcccctggcaaaACTTCTTAAAGATGTAACAGTGGCTGGGCTCTCCCAGTGGACACAGCAGAGCCGGCACACCCTAAGTGTGGGCAGGGGGAGCGGCAGGTGTGGACAGGTGATGCACGAATGGGGAGTGGCTGCGGGGGTGAGGCTGGTGCACGGGTGGGGGCCCTCCCTGGACCTCTTTGGAAACGGCCGTGTCCTGACGCTGACGTGGTATGGAGAAGCAGGCTGCGTCGGCCTCTCCAGAGGTCCCAGTCGGAGACGGTGATGAGAAGGCAGGGACCATGGGGCCAGGAAGGCGGCATGGATCAAGGGACATGtctgggggaggagagagtgagGGGTGATGGCCTCAAGTCCTCATCTGTGACATGGGGTGGCCAGCCACCTCCAGGGTCCCtcctgggagggagacagagcgGTCAGCACAGCCCCCGTCCTGCTGGTGACAAAGTCCTACTGAGtgtgagccacagcgcctccCCGTGGCCCCCGTGAGCATCGGTCTCCTGTCCTTTAGGTTCAAGGAACGTGTCCTGCAGACCCCAAATGACCTGCTGGCCGCTGGCTTCGAGGAGCACAAGTTCCGGAACTTCTTCAACGCCGTGAGTTGGCCTGGGCCCGCTGGCAGTGCAGAGGGAGCAGGCCCCAGCCAGAGGCCCTcagctgcctccctctccccactgacTTCCTGTCCGGTTAGTGGCAGGGCGTCCTGCCCCAGTCACCGGTGGAGGGAGACCCAGCCGCTGGCCCCGGCTGTGCCTCCGGGCTGAGGTCCCGAGCCCGGTCCCTGGGCTTCAGCGGAGTCTCAGGCTGATTCGGAGGGGGCCGGGGTGGGTCTTGCCCGCCCTCACCCCGGCTGATGGCGGCTGGGCGCAGTTCCACAGCGTGGTGGAGCTGGTGGAGAAAGACGGCTCCGTGTCCAGCCTGCTGAAGGTGTTCAACGACCAGGGCACCTCGGACCGCATCGTGCAGTTCCTGCGCCTGCTCACGTCCGCCTTCATCAGGAACCGCGCCGACTTCTTCCGCCACTTCATCGACGACGAGATGGACATCAAAGAT
The nucleotide sequence above comes from Oryctolagus cuniculus chromosome 20, mOryCun1.1, whole genome shotgun sequence. Encoded proteins:
- the OTUB2 gene encoding ubiquitin thioesterase OTUB2 codes for the protein MSETSFNLISEKCDILSILRDHPENRIYQRKIQELSKRFTAIRKTKGDGNCFYRALGYSYLESLLGKGREILRFKERVLQTPNDLLAAGFEEHKFRNFFNAFHSVVELVEKDGSVSSLLKVFNDQGTSDRIVQFLRLLTSAFIRNRADFFRHFIDDEMDIKDFCTHEVEPMAMECDHIQITALSQALNIALQVEYVDEMDTALNHHVFPEAAAPSVYLLYKTSHYNILYAADKH